A window of Thermococcus aggregans contains these coding sequences:
- a CDS encoding secondary thiamine-phosphate synthase enzyme YjbQ, with protein MLFEIEIPTREEFELIDITHLINQKIREADVKEGIAVIFTQHTTTALFINENESGLLEDLKEFLQSLIPKGKGYKHDRIDRNAHSHLRSILLNPSLAIPIKEGKLLLGTWQSVIFVELDGPRRRRVFIKLCQC; from the coding sequence ATGCTCTTTGAGATCGAGATCCCAACGAGAGAGGAGTTTGAGCTGATTGACATCACCCACTTAATAAACCAGAAAATAAGGGAAGCTGACGTGAAAGAAGGGATAGCAGTAATTTTTACGCAGCATACAACCACGGCCCTTTTCATCAACGAAAACGAAAGCGGACTCCTTGAAGACCTTAAAGAATTCCTTCAAAGTCTTATCCCCAAAGGGAAAGGCTACAAGCACGACAGGATAGATAGGAACGCACATTCCCATTTGAGGAGTATCCTCCTAAATCCGAGCCTTGCAATCCCAATAAAAGAGGGGAAGCTTTTGCTTGGCACTTGGCAGAGCGTTATCTTTGTAGAGCTTGATGGACCGAGGAGAAGGAGAGTTTTCATAAAGCTTTGCCAGTGTTGA